The genomic region ATGATTATGATTGAGAGAGATTTAATCTACAGATCAATTAAAGGAGGATCAACATCATAATGACATCATCTTCCAATTAATGAAAGTGGTGTTTCTATTAAGTTCCCATAGATCTTAAATTAGAGGTTATTGATTCAATTATCTTTTCTTGCcaggttatttccagttttactTTTTGCGCTagtctcataaaatgaattggaaagGGCTTTGCCTTCTGTTTCCTGGGTTTGtgcaatattaatattatttcttcattAGATGTTAGCTAAAAATCACAAGTTTAGCCATCtaagtgaaaattatttttacaattaaaTTTCTTACACCTATATAAATGGTTTAGattttattctgtttgtttttggatGGTTTTGGtaagttatttttttcaaagaatttatgcatttcatctatattttcaaatttattgccTAAATATTATCATAATATTATCTTATTATCATCATAATTTCTATACAATTTGTTGTTAtcatctctctttccttcttgttAATGTTGATTAATGTTTTCTCCCCTTTTTATTCTTAGTTTTTCCTGCCAAGCTGTTATCCAATTGTCAATCTCTCCATATGATAAGCTTTTACATTTGGTCATATTAGCTGccctttgttttatttcattgatttctaatCTTATCTTAATTATTTTTGGCTTTCTACTTACTTCATATACAACAGGCTTGGTTTGTGTCTTCTTAAAGTAGGAACAGATTGCTAATTTTAAATCTTTCCACTCTCTTTTAAGATATAGTTATTTGTAATGTAATTTAAGGGTATAAATTTCTTGGATGTGAGATAAGAAATATGTAAAACAGTATCATCTGCTCAGTGAACAAATGTGTCTTCAAAACCTACCATACCAGGTGCTAAAGATATGACAATGAGTCAGAGAGGTGAGGCCCTGCTCTGATGGAACCTAGACCTGAGACTTGGGTGACTGAGGGGCTGGGTGGGTGAGATACATGCACTGAGGAAACAAACAGTAGGGGAGCAATGGTGATGGGTTTGTGTTTGAAGGGTCTGTAGTTCATCAAAGCACAAAGACCACAGAAGTTCTTGGGATTCATGGGTCTAGCGTTCTGGAGGGAGATGACCTGGAGTGATAGATATGAGATGACAAACTGGAGAAAGAATAATCCAGAGTACTGGGATGATGGACCAAGAGAACACAGGGTTAGAAAAGATCCCCAAAGAACAGCAATGAGGAATCATTCACACAAATGGAGAGGTAAGAAGAGTGCCATTTTAACATAGTTGAAGAATGGGTCCTGAGAGAAAAGATCTTGTCAGATGCTACGTAGAGGCTCAACAATTACCCATTGTAGGGAGCTGATGCTGTGGCAGCAGGAGGCAAAAGCAGCATCTCCATGGGCATGCCAGTTCATTGTGATAGATGGAGGGGACAGAGAGACTGAAGGAATAGACATCCTTTTCAAGGGACTGTCTCCTTAGCCTTATGTAGAGGAAGGTTGGGGTGTTGGTAGGTGGTCCCCAGAATAAAAATCTAGAGGACACATTTTTCaatgggaaaatgaaaagaaaagtcaaTGAAGGATATTTAGTTTTCAGAAAAGCATTTGGGTGGCTTCTGGTTGAGGATAAGAGCTTCATCAGTTAATCCAGTTGATTCATTCCCTTTCTGAGAATAAGGTATGTACTAAAATGGTCACCCAAGGAAACATGAGCCGAAGTGTGTCATGTCACCTCTGCAGAGAACTGAGGTTTTCCAGAGGGAGGGGACAGAGCAGATGACTACATGAAGTGGGGCCCTGCAGACTTGCCCAACCACATGAGGAAGTCCAACCAGACACTGGTGATGGAGTTTATACTGCAGGGGTTCTCAGAGCATCCTGAACTGCGGCTGCCCCTGCTTGGCTGTTTCCTCTCCCTCTATGCTGTGGCACTCATGGGCAACACTCTAATCATTGCCACCATCACCTGCAGCCCCACCCTCCACAGACCCATGTACATTTTTTTATTCAACCTGGCCACCATGGACATCATCTCTACCTCCTCTGTGATTCCCAAGGTGCTGTTGGGCTTGGCCTCAGAGGAAAACACCATCTCCTTCCAGGGATGTATGGCCCAGCTCTTCTTCCTTGTCTGGTCTGCATCTTCTGAGCTGTTGTTGCTCACAGTCATGGCCTATGACCGTTATGTGGCTATCTGCCGGCCATTGCATTATGGGACCCTAATGAGCCTGCAGCTCTGTGTGGCGCTGGCTGCAGCAGTCTGGGCTGTTTGTGCCCTGAACTCATCCATCAACACTGGTCTGATGGCACAGCTGTCCTTCTGTGGCCCCAATGTCATCGCTCACTTCTTCTGTGAAATCCCACCACTATTGCTACTCTCCTGCAGTTCCACCCATTTGAGCAGCATCATGACTCTCTTGGCTGATACCTTCTATGGATTCATAAACTTCCTGCTCACCCTCCTATCTTATAGTTGTATCATTGCCAGCATCCTACGCATTCACTCAGCCAAGGGAAAGTGGCGGGCTTTCTCTACCTGTTCCTCCCACCTCATTGTGGTCTCCATCTACTACTCAGCTGCATTCTGTGCCTACATCAGTCCAGCCTCTAGTTACAACCCTGAGAGAAGCAAACTTGCAGGAGTTCTTTACACAGCTCTAAGCCCCACCCTTAATCCACTCATCTACACACTGAGGAACAAGGATGTCAAGGAAGCCCTAGGGAAACTCTTCCCTTTTTGTAGACATTAAATGCTATTCTTCTACACTGTGCAGCCCTGTGCCCTCTTTCAGAAGACCAGGTTTATAGAAGTAAGGCCTAGCTataataattttaacaaaagCATCCTCAGTTGTGGGTGCTGTGCTAGTTGTGGTTTAGATGGTCTAGTTGGTTTGTTTTACCTGCATGGATCTAATGCACTGGCCCCAGCATGGTATCTCATAATACGAGTACCTAATAAACTATGGGTCTATAGTACCAGACTTGCTTTTTCTGAGGCAGTCCTTTTGTACCCTGGGAAACACGCCTGGCTTGGAGTGACCTCCCAGAGAGCCCTGACCCTTAAAGCTGTTCCCTAGGCCTGTCATTTTCCATTCTTCCTTAGATGACATTTCCCCTTCCTTGCATCCCAAGCTCAAACTTATAGGGATGACCAGTTGTACCACTATTGGACCTCTTTGGCCCCATATATTGTCCCTACCAATGCTTTGCTTCCAGCTATGCACTTGCCCACAGTGGTCTATTTGTATGTCTAAAATCCCCTTACCATTGGTACATATTCAAAGTCAGGATACATTCAATGCCAGGTCAAATGCCCCCTCCTTTCAAAGTCTTCCATTATCTTCTGAGCCACAAATAAAACTGTGTTCTGTCCAGTGGAATTCTGTCCCTCTTCTGGCCTATATTCCTTAGGTACTAATTTCAGACCTAGCTAAGCATAAGTATCAGCAATAGGAGCCACTTAATATGGGATGTATTTCTGCTCTGTTCTGCCCAGGTTAGGGTTCCCTCTCCTAAAACTCCTCTCCACCTAATCATTCTCATCTGGAAATGTGTTCTATGCCACATCATTGCCCTATTTCATAGGATGTTAACATAAAATGACTCATATTTGACTGTATAGATTTGTTTTGAATCAGTAGTCAACACAATTCCTTGGCTTCAGCTGAACCAGGTTCTTCAAGAACCATCTTAAATACTTTTATCACCATTTCATAAAGGGTGGATTA from Dasypus novemcinctus isolate mDasNov1 chromosome 14, mDasNov1.1.hap2, whole genome shotgun sequence harbors:
- the LOC101444130 gene encoding olfactory receptor 13A1-like, whose protein sequence is MRKSNQTLVMEFILQGFSEHPELRLPLLGCFLSLYAVALMGNTLIIATITCSPTLHRPMYIFLFNLATMDIISTSSVIPKVLLGLASEENTISFQGCMAQLFFLVWSASSELLLLTVMAYDRYVAICRPLHYGTLMSLQLCVALAAAVWAVCALNSSINTGLMAQLSFCGPNVIAHFFCEIPPLLLLSCSSTHLSSIMTLLADTFYGFINFLLTLLSYSCIIASILRIHSAKGKWRAFSTCSSHLIVVSIYYSAAFCAYISPASSYNPERSKLAGVLYTALSPTLNPLIYTLRNKDVKEALGKLFPFCRH